In the Campylobacter lari genome, GTAATAATGGCTTTGGATACGATCCTTTATTTATCCCAAAAGGTTTTGATAAAACCTTGGGCGAATTAGATGAGCAAGTAAAATTAAAAATTTCACACCGCTCGCAAGCACTAATGTTTGCTACTTATATCTTAAGAGCATTAGAAAAAATGGAGCATTGATGAAACAATTTATAAAATATATGCTTATTGCTTTTGGTGTTTATGTGATTTGGATTTTACTTTATTATAATTTTGCTTAAGATAATGATAGCTTAAAATAAAACTTGGCAATAAAAAAAGCGAACCAAACAAAAGCAAACCCATAGCCAAAACCGTAAGTAAGCCAAAATAAATCGTTGGGATAAAATTACTACTAATCATTACCAAAAAGCCTAGAATAATCGTAACACTAGTATAATAAATCGCACTTCCTATACCCATATGTGAAGCTTTTATAGCCTCTTCTAAGCTTTTATGTTTTAATTCTTCTTTAAAACGATGTATATAATGAATCATATCATCAACCCCTATTCCAATACAAATAGCAGCTATAGTAATACTCATAATATCAAGTGGTATATTGAAAACACCCATTAAGCCAAATACTAAAGCCAAAGGTATGAGATTAGCCAAAATCGCCACAAAAGCATAAACAAAACTTCTAAAAATCACCACAAACAAAGCAAAAATCACAAGCACTACAAAGGCTAAAGTGTCAAATTGTGATGAAAAAAGACTTTGAAGCATATTATTATATAAAGGCATAATACCACTGATTTTAACCTCTACATTATCATTTTGCAAAAGTTCTTTTAAGTCTTTTTCAAGCTGTTTTAAAAAAGCATCGCGTCTTAAATTTGGATCACTATCTAGCATACGCACGCTAAATCGCAACTCATTATTTTCAACACTTACAAAAGGGGTTAAAACTTGCTTTTTAAAATTCTCATCTAAATTTTCATATAAAAATGCTAAAGCAAAATCATCTAAAGCCTTGCCATTATTAATACTTTTTCCAAGCTCTAGTAAACTTTGTAAGCTAAGCACAGAGCCTACGTATTTTTGCTTACTTAAAAACTCATGAACCTTAGCAGCTATTCTTGTTTTTTCACTACTAAAAAAATACCTATCATCTTTGGCTAAATCATCAAATTCTTGTTCAAACTCATCTAAACTTTCATTTTGTTTTGGACCTTGCTTAAACTTGATAATCACATCTAAAGGCATAGTTCCACCTAGCTCTTTATCTATAACCAACAAGCCTTGTTTAATCCTAGAACTATCTTTAAAATAACTCACAAAGCTATTTTCTACTTTAATTTGTAAAATTCCATACAAAGCAAAAGCTACACAAAACAAACTTATACCATAGATAATTTTTCTATGTTTTAAGCTTGCATTTGCACAAAAACTTAAAAATTTCAATGAATTTTGATTAAGCTCTTTAAAATTTAAACGTGGCATTAATACCAAAATACTTGCAAAATAAATATAAGCTAAAATCAAACTCACACTAATACCAAGACTCATCATAATACCAAGTTTGATAATAGGCTCAATATCTGAAAAAACAAAACTTAAAAACCCAACAACTGTGGTTAAAATAGCATAAAAACTAGGACTTGCTTTATCAAGTAAGGTTGAGAGTAAAAGCTTATAAACGCTAGCTTTTGGGTGTTTGTGTAAATTTTCTATAAAATGCACGATTAAGTGTATCACAACAGAAACAGTGATAATAAGCACTAAAGCTACATAGTTTGAAGACACTACGGTAATATCAAAGCCTAAAAGTGCGAAAATCCCACTTGAAGTAAAAAGCGAAACCACACAAATTCCCAAAGCCAAGAACACTAAGCGCAAAGAGCCAAAAAACCACCAAAGTGCTATAAATAAAAGCCCTATTAAACTAAGACCATAAATTTTTAAATCACTTTTTACATAATTAATCATATCATTAGCGATCATTTCTACACCACCAAGATGTAAAAAGTCTCCATTTTGACTATATTTAGATACTATTTTAGTAATTTCTTCTAATCTTTTTGCACTAAATTCCCTTGAGCTTTCTTGGTGTTTTTTAATCAAAGCTCTAAAATGCTCTTTTTCATTTTCACTTTTTGCATTATCTCTTGAATTAATCAAGTCATTATAAACAAGATCAGGCGCTAGATAAATCAAAATTCCCGTTGTTTTTCCATCTTTTGAGATGATATTATTTTTATAAAAGGGTTGGTTTAAAATTTCTTTTTTAGCTAGATTAACATCCACATCTTGACTAAAAATATTAGGTATATTTTGGATAAGCTCTTTTAACTCTTTACCTTTAGAACTTGCAAGTAAAGGCGCATTAGTGATAGAAAATACCTTTTGCACACCATTGATTTTTTCTAAATCAAGAGTTAAATTTTTTATAGTTTCTAAATTTTCTTTAGTAAAAATATCTTTATCTTTAGGAGCAAAAGCAAGCATCAAAAAATTATCATTACCATAACGCGCCGAAACTTCTCTATATAGTTTCAAACCCTCATCATGCTCTAAAAGCAAGCTTTCAGCACTTGCATCAACACTTAAATTTTTAGCAAAAAAACTAAAAAATATGCAAAAGATTAAAGTAATCCCCAAAGTTAGCTTTGGGAAATTAAGAAAGATTTTTAAAATTTTACTTAGCATTATTTAGAAAAATCAACACTAGAAAGCTTTTCAAGCAAGGTTTTAAAATCACCATTTTGTAAGACATCTTTAAACTGTGAGCGATAAGTTTGTATGATACTTATACCAAAAATATCCACATCATAAATTTGCCAGTCATTATTTTTATCATAAAATTTAAAGATTACAAAATTTTCTTTGCCATCTACTATCATAGAAGTTTTTAAAAAAGCTCTTTTGTTTTTTTCTTCTAAATTAATCACTTTTAATTTTTGAGAATCATACAAAGCAAGTTTATCTGTGAAACTTTTTTTAAGATTTTTTTCAAAAGCTTTGTTAAATTCATTTTTTTCATTTTCACTTAATTTTTCATATCTTGTAGAAAGACTAAGTTTAGCCATAAGCTCATAATCAAAAACACCATCAAATAAAGCAAAGATTTTTTCCGCTGCTTTAGCTTTATCATTTTTATTTTGATCTAGAATTTTTAAACTCTCATCAATCTTTTCTTGCATAGTTTTAGAAATATCTTGCAAATTTAAAGCAAAAGCAAATACTACACTAAAAAGCAAAACTATGATTTTTTTCATTTTATCTCCTTATTTGATGAGTTCTTGGCGTCTTTGTTCATACGCATCGCGTATAAAAGTATAATAATCTACACTATTTTGGTAAATATCATCTATTTTTTCATACTCAAAACTTAATTCATTAAGTTTTAATGCAGCATTTACGCCTGCTCCAACCCAAAAATTCTCAATATATCCCTCAGGCACCATAAACCAATTTACAGGCAAAGCTAAAGCATCTCTTACATTATAAGGACCTAAAAGTGGAAGCACTAAGTGTGGTCCACTACCTACTCCCCATTTGCCCAAAGTCGTTCCAAAATCAGCCTCATAACTTTTTAAAGGAGTTTTGCTCGCACTATCTAACAAACCAAATCCAAAAATC is a window encoding:
- a CDS encoding Tgt2/MlaC family protein — its product is MKKIIVLLFSVVFAFALNLQDISKTMQEKIDESLKILDQNKNDKAKAAEKIFALFDGVFDYELMAKLSLSTRYEKLSENEKNEFNKAFEKNLKKSFTDKLALYDSQKLKVINLEEKNKRAFLKTSMIVDGKENFVIFKFYDKNNDWQIYDVDIFGISIIQTYRSQFKDVLQNGDFKTLLEKLSSVDFSK
- a CDS encoding MlaA family lipoprotein, whose protein sequence is MLKYILSLCLFFNTLILANDFEDFEQEYQKKEVKDSFYTYNKAMSKFNYDLYTYFLRPVALSYKSVTPSFIRAGVKNAFDTTRSPFRFINHLLSLEFRKAGEEFGRFCVNVIFGFGLLDSASKTPLKSYEADFGTTLGKWGVGSGPHLVLPLLGPYNVRDALALPVNWFMVPEGYIENFWVGAGVNAALKLNELSFEYEKIDDIYQNSVDYYTFIRDAYEQRRQELIK
- a CDS encoding efflux RND transporter permease subunit codes for the protein MLSKILKIFLNFPKLTLGITLIFCIFFSFFAKNLSVDASAESLLLEHDEGLKLYREVSARYGNDNFLMLAFAPKDKDIFTKENLETIKNLTLDLEKINGVQKVFSITNAPLLASSKGKELKELIQNIPNIFSQDVDVNLAKKEILNQPFYKNNIISKDGKTTGILIYLAPDLVYNDLINSRDNAKSENEKEHFRALIKKHQESSREFSAKRLEEITKIVSKYSQNGDFLHLGGVEMIANDMINYVKSDLKIYGLSLIGLLFIALWWFFGSLRLVFLALGICVVSLFTSSGIFALLGFDITVVSSNYVALVLIITVSVVIHLIVHFIENLHKHPKASVYKLLLSTLLDKASPSFYAILTTVVGFLSFVFSDIEPIIKLGIMMSLGISVSLILAYIYFASILVLMPRLNFKELNQNSLKFLSFCANASLKHRKIIYGISLFCVAFALYGILQIKVENSFVSYFKDSSRIKQGLLVIDKELGGTMPLDVIIKFKQGPKQNESLDEFEQEFDDLAKDDRYFFSSEKTRIAAKVHEFLSKQKYVGSVLSLQSLLELGKSINNGKALDDFALAFLYENLDENFKKQVLTPFVSVENNELRFSVRMLDSDPNLRRDAFLKQLEKDLKELLQNDNVEVKISGIMPLYNNMLQSLFSSQFDTLAFVVLVIFALFVVIFRSFVYAFVAILANLIPLALVFGLMGVFNIPLDIMSITIAAICIGIGVDDMIHYIHRFKEELKHKSLEEAIKASHMGIGSAIYYTSVTIILGFLVMISSNFIPTIYFGLLTVLAMGLLLFGSLFLLPSFILSYHYLKQNYNKVKSKSHKHQKQ